One window from the genome of Gimesia aquarii encodes:
- a CDS encoding HD-GYP domain-containing protein has product MVAQSVKNKASQYTSLDIDRLRMGVKLQAPIFDADSENNILLLASGKTITKGTIENLKKRGIRSVRVHERDLQNLMLPPGESQNSEPKSNQNKRRQKIRLQSVQAASQKQEMDTQRTDSPWHIQTSSFLHEIKPVQNSSYSTEMKNQYREQFTALTKITGSVYKQLLSTKQISMRQIYDITNISFVQMAEDMDLFVLEGMTPIDVGNFCRHGLQMSSLAMAIGTQLGLSRENLIKLSIGCLLHDTGMGRVNSQALWKTKPLNPIEILELKKHPTITYDLLNQVTEVPTISKLIAYQIHERCDGSGYPRGQKGHQIHPLAKIASVADEFIELVSSRPNKLGLLPYQAAEKLVYEASLGKYDCNSVRALLQSISLYPVGSLVELNNGKQAIVIRTNRTYYDNPIVEILEQDGLHQLTNLLEYDDVHVVRAVSEQELQMA; this is encoded by the coding sequence ATGGTTGCTCAATCAGTCAAAAATAAAGCCAGTCAATACACTTCTCTGGATATTGACCGACTCCGCATGGGAGTCAAATTACAGGCTCCCATTTTTGATGCTGACAGTGAAAATAATATCTTACTGTTAGCCAGCGGTAAAACGATCACAAAAGGTACGATTGAAAACCTGAAAAAACGTGGAATTCGTAGTGTGCGGGTCCATGAACGTGACCTGCAAAATTTAATGCTCCCTCCTGGTGAGAGCCAAAATTCTGAACCGAAATCGAACCAGAATAAGAGACGGCAGAAAATTCGGCTCCAATCTGTGCAGGCCGCTTCGCAAAAACAGGAGATGGATACCCAACGCACAGATTCTCCCTGGCACATTCAGACCAGTTCTTTCTTGCATGAAATCAAACCGGTTCAAAACAGTAGTTATTCTACTGAAATGAAAAATCAGTATCGGGAACAGTTTACTGCCTTAACTAAAATTACGGGCAGTGTGTATAAACAATTGCTTTCAACTAAACAAATCAGTATGCGACAGATCTATGACATCACTAATATTTCATTCGTGCAAATGGCAGAGGACATGGATCTTTTTGTCTTAGAAGGAATGACGCCAATTGATGTCGGCAATTTCTGTAGACATGGGCTGCAAATGTCGAGTCTCGCAATGGCAATTGGCACGCAACTCGGATTAAGTCGTGAGAATTTGATAAAGCTTTCCATTGGTTGTCTATTGCATGATACCGGAATGGGTCGCGTGAATTCCCAGGCACTCTGGAAAACAAAACCCCTCAATCCGATTGAGATTCTCGAGCTGAAAAAACATCCCACGATTACTTATGATTTATTAAATCAGGTCACTGAAGTTCCGACAATTTCCAAACTCATCGCATATCAAATCCACGAACGTTGTGATGGATCAGGCTATCCCAGAGGCCAAAAAGGGCACCAAATTCATCCTCTCGCGAAAATTGCCAGTGTGGCAGACGAATTTATTGAGCTTGTGTCGTCGCGTCCCAACAAACTCGGGCTACTACCTTATCAAGCTGCTGAAAAACTCGTCTATGAAGCTTCGTTGGGAAAATATGACTGCAACTCCGTTCGCGCCTTATTGCAATCCATTTCTCTGTACCCGGTCGGCTCTCTCGTTGAACTTAACAACGGAAAACAGGCTATTGTGATTCGGACAAACCGAACATATTACGATAATCCGATTGTTGAAATCCTGGAACAAGATGGTCTACATCAATTGACAAATCTTCTTGAATATGACGACGTGCATGTCGTTCGTGCCGTGTCTGAACAAGAACTACAAATGGCTTGA
- a CDS encoding lysophospholipid acyltransferase family protein has translation MINWRMARYRLEYLVFRTLVCIVRCLPVRESVALAKCLAFFIHYCLPRKLTRYQVASENLRTAFGEELSEKEIEQTIYQMWVHLFRMVVEIIQLPRKLHRGNIYEVMKFDYPPELITALCSGRPVILLSGHYGNWEMAVSVFGLFGFPMGVVARELDNPFLNKWFEKFRQSTGHRAMAKSGGYDDMIATIERRGHLALLGDQDAGKRGLFVDFFGKPASTFKSIALLALEYRAYICVGYSRRLPDHFENRQWVHFELGCEQLIDSTQCVSNDPVGEITQQFTTALERAIRKSPEQYFWVHRRWKSQPRVRAKKKRLSESLPEKKAA, from the coding sequence ATGATCAATTGGCGAATGGCAAGGTACCGTCTGGAATATCTGGTCTTCCGCACGTTAGTTTGCATCGTGCGGTGTCTACCCGTTCGAGAATCAGTCGCGCTCGCGAAATGTCTTGCATTCTTTATCCACTATTGTCTGCCTCGCAAGCTGACGCGTTATCAGGTCGCCTCCGAAAATTTGCGAACCGCCTTTGGTGAGGAACTATCTGAAAAAGAAATTGAGCAGACCATCTATCAAATGTGGGTGCATCTGTTTCGAATGGTCGTCGAAATCATCCAGTTACCACGTAAGTTACATCGTGGGAATATCTATGAAGTGATGAAGTTTGATTATCCACCAGAATTAATTACCGCTTTGTGCTCTGGTAGACCCGTGATCCTGTTAAGTGGTCATTATGGCAACTGGGAGATGGCGGTTTCCGTATTTGGCCTGTTTGGATTTCCGATGGGCGTCGTCGCCCGCGAATTAGATAATCCCTTTTTGAACAAATGGTTTGAGAAATTTCGACAATCTACCGGACATCGCGCCATGGCAAAAAGTGGAGGCTATGATGACATGATTGCCACCATCGAGCGCCGCGGGCATCTGGCGTTACTTGGTGATCAGGATGCGGGAAAACGGGGATTATTTGTCGACTTTTTTGGCAAACCGGCATCCACGTTTAAGTCAATCGCATTATTAGCTCTTGAGTATCGGGCCTATATATGTGTTGGTTACTCTCGTCGGCTTCCCGATCACTTTGAGAATCGTCAATGGGTCCATTTCGAATTGGGTTGTGAACAACTGATCGATTCTACTCAATGTGTTTCGAATGATCCCGTGGGTGAGATTACTCAACAGTTTACGACGGCCTTGGAAAGAGCGATTCGAAAATCACCGGAACAGTATTTCTGGGTTCATCGCCGCTGGAAAAGTCAGCCGCGTGTCCGTGCAAAAAAGAAGCGTCTGTCCGAGTCTCTTCCGGAAAAAAAGGCTGCTTGA
- the ruvC gene encoding crossover junction endodeoxyribonuclease RuvC: MNLNSTMDDEELRNPTRFLGIDPGLNRTGYALLEHSLKGPVLCEGGIIRSTQESNLANRVHEIASGIREVIEEYRPDVMVIEQVFTTPKFPKSSIIMAHARGAIIYVAHEATVPVVHYTPTQIKKLITGSGRASKEQMQHAIKTELGLNTVLEPNDVADAFAAALCHYHTIRIACI; encoded by the coding sequence ATGAATTTAAACTCGACAATGGATGATGAAGAGTTAAGAAATCCCACTCGGTTCCTGGGAATCGACCCCGGTCTCAACCGGACGGGCTACGCATTACTGGAACATTCGTTAAAAGGCCCGGTGCTCTGTGAAGGAGGAATCATTCGTTCCACTCAGGAATCGAATCTGGCAAATCGCGTGCATGAAATTGCATCTGGAATTCGGGAAGTCATTGAAGAATATCGACCAGATGTGATGGTCATTGAGCAGGTTTTTACGACACCCAAATTTCCCAAAAGTTCGATCATCATGGCTCATGCCCGTGGTGCAATCATCTATGTGGCTCACGAGGCAACTGTTCCTGTTGTGCATTATACACCAACTCAAATTAAAAAACTGATTACCGGCAGTGGTCGCGCCTCCAAGGAACAAATGCAACACGCCATCAAAACAGAACTCGGGCTGAATACGGTTCTGGAACCTAACGATGTCGCTGATGCATTTGCTGCGGCTTTGTGCCATTACCATACAATTCGCATTGCCTGCATCTGA
- a CDS encoding Rieske (2Fe-2S) protein, producing the protein MGKKVRIAAEDEIPAGSAGEFVVEDQVIALFHVDQQYYAMDGVCPHAGGPLGEGTLNGTIVTCPWHGWQFDVTSGQHCLNQRLCHPTFPVFVEDDGIYIELPE; encoded by the coding sequence ATGGGTAAAAAAGTACGGATTGCAGCTGAGGATGAAATTCCTGCAGGTTCAGCGGGAGAGTTTGTTGTCGAAGATCAAGTCATCGCGTTATTTCATGTGGATCAGCAGTATTATGCGATGGATGGAGTCTGTCCACATGCGGGGGGGCCGTTGGGCGAGGGAACATTAAATGGAACGATTGTTACCTGTCCCTGGCATGGATGGCAGTTTGATGTGACTTCCGGACAGCATTGCCTGAATCAGCGTTTGTGTCATCCCACGTTTCCCGTCTTTGTGGAAGATGATGGTATTTATATTGAATTGCCCGAGTAA
- the cysS gene encoding cysteine--tRNA ligase encodes MTLRIYNTLSRKKEDFQTLKPGKVGIYLCGPTVYKHAHIGHMVGPVIIDTIARYLKYNNYEVKFVNNITDIDDKLINRAAELNTTVDKLATEMTQDYFENLETMGVDSITDFPKATDYIPEMLEIIQSLIEKGNAYPLDGDVYFSAESDPNYGSLSGRKIEEMIAGTRVEANDKKKNPADFALWKRSREGEPAWDSPWGPGRPGWHIECSAMSRKLLGDSFDIHGGGLDLMFPHHENERAQSECCTGKNYVRYWVHNGLMQASDAPGKVGGQHDRHGDVVVDQEAQEADKLSGSKGAASVKELFAIHPPELVRLFLLSTHYRSPIAFSDENIQETGKGVEGFYRFFETYERITGESFYHLPASEKREHSVSLEGTPAEYFQQLSELRQRFLEAMDDDFNTGGAIGVLFELRSTLNALIHAQKLDGEGKQNQPMIDALKSGACLLKELSNLLGVFRKAPEKEAEADDGLANQLMELVLEIREEARASKNWDIADKIRDGLAACQITVEDRPEGSLWRRG; translated from the coding sequence ATGACACTAAGAATTTACAATACTCTGAGTCGAAAAAAGGAAGACTTTCAAACACTCAAACCAGGGAAGGTAGGTATCTATCTCTGTGGCCCTACAGTTTATAAACATGCTCACATCGGTCACATGGTGGGACCGGTGATTATCGATACCATCGCGCGCTACTTAAAGTACAACAACTACGAAGTCAAATTCGTTAATAATATCACAGACATCGATGACAAGCTGATCAACAGAGCCGCCGAACTGAATACCACGGTGGACAAGTTAGCAACTGAGATGACCCAGGATTACTTTGAAAACCTGGAAACAATGGGCGTCGATTCGATTACTGATTTCCCCAAAGCAACCGATTACATCCCGGAAATGCTGGAGATCATTCAATCGTTGATCGAGAAAGGGAATGCCTATCCTCTCGACGGGGACGTCTATTTTTCTGCGGAGTCAGATCCCAATTATGGTTCTCTCAGCGGCCGCAAAATCGAAGAAATGATTGCGGGCACTCGTGTGGAAGCCAATGATAAAAAGAAGAATCCTGCTGACTTTGCTCTTTGGAAACGATCGCGCGAGGGAGAACCTGCCTGGGACAGTCCCTGGGGACCAGGTCGTCCCGGTTGGCACATTGAATGCTCTGCTATGAGCCGCAAGTTACTCGGTGATTCGTTCGATATCCATGGTGGCGGCCTCGATTTAATGTTCCCACATCATGAAAATGAACGCGCCCAGTCAGAATGCTGTACAGGAAAAAATTACGTGCGTTACTGGGTGCACAATGGGTTAATGCAGGCCAGTGATGCTCCCGGGAAAGTGGGAGGACAACATGACCGTCACGGAGATGTGGTTGTAGACCAGGAGGCACAGGAAGCCGATAAGCTCTCGGGTTCCAAAGGTGCCGCCTCGGTGAAGGAGCTATTCGCCATTCATCCCCCAGAACTTGTGCGTTTGTTTTTACTGTCGACTCATTACCGTAGCCCCATCGCCTTCAGCGACGAAAATATTCAAGAAACCGGGAAAGGTGTCGAAGGATTCTACCGCTTCTTTGAGACGTATGAGCGGATCACGGGAGAAAGCTTTTACCATCTTCCTGCATCAGAAAAACGAGAACATTCGGTTTCTCTGGAAGGAACGCCTGCGGAATACTTTCAGCAACTATCAGAATTGCGTCAACGATTTCTGGAAGCCATGGACGATGACTTTAATACTGGTGGAGCGATCGGCGTACTATTCGAGTTACGCTCGACATTAAACGCATTAATCCATGCACAAAAACTGGATGGTGAAGGAAAACAGAACCAGCCTATGATTGATGCATTGAAATCGGGAGCCTGCCTGCTGAAAGAATTGTCGAATCTATTGGGTGTATTCCGCAAAGCACCTGAAAAAGAAGCAGAGGCCGATGATGGACTCGCCAATCAGTTGATGGAACTGGTTTTGGAAATCCGAGAAGAGGCACGTGCCAGCAAAAACTGGGATATCGCTGACAAAATTCGCGACGGATTAGCAGCGTGTCAAATTACTGTCGAAGATCGTCCTGAGGGTAGTCTGTGGCGTCGTGGCTAG
- a CDS encoding DUF6868 family protein, protein MSQSDNRELLSDVGRICFKCFLMTMGVLLVWFAAFTQAGDWAWEFQSQWFNELSKPEFIQINYYGMTFLKLCAFLFFLFPCLAIKWQLKRNRPMNSA, encoded by the coding sequence ATGAGCCAGTCTGATAATCGTGAATTGTTAAGTGATGTAGGAAGAATTTGCTTCAAGTGCTTTTTAATGACCATGGGAGTGCTCCTGGTCTGGTTTGCCGCTTTTACTCAAGCTGGAGATTGGGCCTGGGAATTTCAATCGCAATGGTTTAACGAGTTAAGTAAGCCAGAGTTTATCCAAATCAATTATTATGGGATGACCTTCTTGAAGCTGTGTGCCTTTCTGTTTTTCCTCTTCCCTTGTCTGGCCATCAAATGGCAGTTGAAGAGAAATCGGCCGATGAATTCAGCATAA
- a CDS encoding glycerate kinase type-2 family protein: MSETPSISEHALQIWHAGVRAVDSEALVRNAIQVTVNELTICGHSIPLHDQKKLLVVGAGKAGSGMAAGVEAALKGSILEKQLFGWVNVPADCVRSLERIHLHAARPASLNEPTAEGVFGSKQILQQVSNLSPDDICLVLISGGGSALLPAPLPPVTLEDKQAVTRLLMSSGASIQELNCVRKQISEVKGGRLAEAATCGTLIALVISDVVGDPLEFIASGPTVVDSSTPDEAAEVLKRLVKDPQQVPATVWEVLENNRKPSSELKKSDQTTIINQIIGSNATALEAAKQTALELGYEIYSMGSENEGIAAEIGVELAEVCLEFYAGRGPIMKPACVLSGGEPIVDLSSTQNPGKGGRNQEVVLAAMQRLWNEEISNVCILSGGTDGEDGPTDAAGGILDTAILQQAHTLQLDPDVFLKEHNSYPCLAACNGLLKTGATQTNVMDLRVALVQ; encoded by the coding sequence ATGTCTGAAACTCCTTCAATTTCTGAACATGCATTGCAGATTTGGCATGCAGGAGTCAGGGCAGTCGATTCAGAAGCACTCGTTCGTAACGCCATCCAGGTTACAGTCAACGAACTTACTATTTGTGGTCATTCCATACCGTTACATGACCAGAAAAAGTTACTTGTTGTTGGAGCTGGTAAAGCAGGTAGCGGTATGGCCGCTGGTGTGGAAGCGGCTCTCAAAGGTTCAATTCTTGAAAAGCAGCTTTTTGGCTGGGTGAACGTACCCGCTGATTGTGTGCGTTCTCTGGAACGAATCCATCTGCATGCGGCACGACCTGCGAGTTTAAATGAACCAACGGCCGAAGGGGTGTTTGGTTCAAAGCAAATCCTTCAGCAGGTTTCCAACTTATCACCGGATGACATTTGTCTGGTACTCATCTCAGGGGGAGGCAGTGCGTTATTACCCGCTCCTCTCCCTCCCGTGACGCTGGAAGACAAACAGGCTGTAACACGGTTGCTGATGTCATCAGGCGCCAGTATTCAGGAACTGAATTGTGTTCGTAAACAAATTTCCGAAGTCAAGGGAGGCCGTTTAGCTGAGGCCGCCACTTGCGGGACTTTAATCGCACTGGTGATTTCAGACGTTGTTGGCGATCCATTGGAGTTCATTGCTTCCGGGCCAACAGTTGTTGACTCTTCAACACCGGATGAAGCAGCAGAAGTATTAAAACGACTTGTAAAAGATCCGCAACAAGTACCTGCCACTGTTTGGGAAGTTTTGGAGAATAATCGGAAACCATCTTCTGAACTGAAAAAATCTGATCAGACAACAATCATCAATCAGATTATTGGCAGCAACGCGACAGCATTGGAAGCAGCAAAACAGACAGCGCTGGAGTTGGGCTACGAAATCTACTCGATGGGCTCTGAGAACGAAGGTATTGCTGCTGAAATTGGGGTAGAACTGGCAGAAGTTTGCCTCGAGTTTTATGCGGGCAGAGGACCTATTATGAAACCAGCTTGTGTCTTGAGTGGAGGCGAACCTATAGTCGATTTGTCTTCCACGCAGAATCCAGGTAAAGGTGGGCGGAATCAGGAAGTAGTGTTGGCTGCAATGCAGCGTCTTTGGAATGAGGAAATTTCTAATGTCTGCATACTATCTGGAGGAACTGATGGAGAAGATGGCCCCACCGATGCAGCAGGTGGCATACTTGATACCGCCATTCTCCAACAGGCGCATACACTTCAGTTAGATCCTGATGTTTTTTTGAAAGAACATAACTCTTATCCCTGTCTTGCAGCCTGTAATGGTTTATTGAAAACAGGGGCCACACAGACCAATGTCATGGATTTAAGAGTGGCCTTAGTGCAATGA
- the ruvA gene encoding Holliday junction branch migration protein RuvA translates to MITNIRGQLVELNLTEAIISVGAFDYQVFIPEFVRRQLQSLIGQEVSLKTIQYIEGNPQKGRLTPRLIGFMNHAEKEFFELVCSVDGVGVKKTLRAMVRPVKEVATAIEENDLKQLTTLPGIGPAVAERIVAKLRRKMTKFALIIAKEFPADEQSPDVFGEAYEALLSLGYSATEARTKVETIAAEGKKFKNIEDFLTALYQQERG, encoded by the coding sequence ATGATTACTAATATTCGCGGACAACTTGTTGAACTCAATCTCACTGAAGCGATTATTTCAGTTGGTGCCTTTGATTATCAGGTTTTTATTCCTGAATTTGTTCGCCGACAGTTACAATCACTCATTGGTCAGGAAGTCAGTCTTAAAACAATCCAGTACATTGAAGGTAATCCACAAAAAGGCAGGCTCACACCTCGCTTGATCGGATTTATGAACCATGCAGAGAAAGAGTTCTTTGAACTCGTCTGTTCGGTCGATGGAGTGGGTGTTAAGAAAACCTTGCGTGCCATGGTACGTCCAGTAAAAGAAGTCGCGACGGCCATTGAAGAAAATGATCTCAAGCAACTCACAACACTTCCTGGCATTGGTCCTGCTGTTGCCGAGCGAATTGTCGCGAAACTCAGACGCAAAATGACGAAATTCGCACTGATTATAGCGAAAGAGTTTCCCGCCGATGAGCAGAGCCCCGATGTGTTCGGAGAGGCTTATGAAGCGTTACTGAGCTTAGGGTATTCGGCAACGGAAGCCCGCACAAAAGTGGAAACCATCGCTGCAGAAGGGAAAAAATTCAAAAACATCGAAGACTTCTTGACGGCACTCTATCAACAGGAACGCGGATAA
- a CDS encoding HAD-IA family hydrolase produces MICKAVIFDCDGVLVDSETLGNRVLAEMITQMGYPLSPEQAVQQFKGGKLADCIVVVEEQMGKKLPDDFATQVRAQMAEVFQVELQAIQGVREALESIPVTKCVASNGPEEKMALTLGITELLHFFEGRVYSAYTLGVWKPEPDLYLYAASQMGVHPEECVVVEDSHLGVQAAVAAGIPVLGYADHSSPTELEAFGAKSFRSMRELPALLGFE; encoded by the coding sequence ATGATTTGTAAAGCTGTGATTTTTGATTGCGATGGAGTGCTGGTTGACAGTGAAACCCTGGGAAATCGTGTATTAGCGGAAATGATTACTCAAATGGGTTATCCACTCTCACCCGAGCAGGCAGTCCAGCAATTTAAAGGAGGCAAACTGGCAGACTGCATTGTGGTCGTCGAAGAGCAAATGGGGAAAAAATTACCGGATGATTTTGCTACTCAAGTGCGGGCGCAGATGGCAGAAGTATTTCAAGTGGAACTACAGGCAATTCAAGGAGTTCGCGAAGCCCTGGAGTCGATTCCTGTCACAAAGTGTGTCGCCTCGAATGGTCCGGAAGAAAAGATGGCGCTCACATTGGGAATTACGGAATTGCTTCATTTCTTTGAAGGACGAGTTTATTCTGCCTATACTCTGGGAGTCTGGAAACCGGAACCGGATCTTTATCTCTATGCGGCTTCCCAAATGGGAGTCCATCCGGAAGAATGTGTGGTCGTGGAAGATAGTCATCTGGGAGTCCAGGCAGCGGTCGCTGCGGGGATTCCAGTACTTGGTTATGCCGACCATAGTTCACCAACAGAACTGGAAGCATTCGGCGCGAAATCCTTTCGTTCCATGCGCGAACTTCCGGCCTTGCTCGGTTTTGAATGA
- a CDS encoding superantigen-like protein SSL4 encodes MLHRSHQQSAMQVLLTAVTVCAFTLLTSESANATCGDYLSHAGQQNENPTILLYAPDQRPQSYPCSGPECGNQQSNPQPQTPATTLTILKPACSLFLETVPAHTLRSESMCYGTLILPESHGRRVDRPPQALAS; translated from the coding sequence ATGTTGCACCGATCACATCAACAATCTGCAATGCAAGTTCTACTGACTGCAGTCACGGTGTGCGCATTCACTTTGCTAACGAGTGAATCGGCGAATGCCACGTGTGGTGATTATCTTTCCCACGCTGGTCAGCAAAATGAGAATCCAACAATCCTGTTGTATGCACCAGATCAAAGGCCACAATCCTATCCCTGTTCGGGTCCGGAATGTGGCAATCAACAATCTAATCCGCAACCGCAAACGCCTGCGACTACGCTTACAATCTTAAAGCCCGCTTGCTCTCTCTTTTTAGAAACAGTTCCTGCCCACACTCTTCGGAGTGAATCAATGTGTTATGGAACATTGATTCTACCTGAGAGCCATGGAAGACGTGTTGATCGTCCTCCACAGGCTTTGGCCTCTTGA